GGGATGCAGGTCTCTTATGGACGACGTCTTGTCGAGGTCTTGTCCCACTTCAAGTTGGGCTCTCCCTTTGGCATAGGTATCTGCCTGCATTTGTTTGAACCAGATGTTCTCAGCTTCTTGAACTTCAGTAGCTGTAAGTGTTCCTTCTGTATGCGACGTTGGCGATCTACAGTTGTCCACGAAGCGTTTGACCCATGCTGTCACTCTTGCCATTCGTAACAAAGAACTAAATCGTTCGGCACTGAAAAGTGGTTCTCTTATCACGCTCACCAGTACAGGAACGTTTGTTTGTAACTCGGAAGAAACTTGTTCGTCTTCCGTTCCAGAATCTGGAGCGTCAGATGTCGTTGGccaactatttgccgcacgtagaTGCCAGTTAGGTCCTTTCCACCACAGCTGGCTATTTCGAAGGTTTGTGAGCGAAAGCCCACGCGTCAGCAGATGAGCTGGGTTTTGTGTTCCCGGACAGTGATGCCACTGGTCTGGATCTGTTACTTGACATATCTCGTTAACTCTGTTATAAACAAATTGCTTCCACTTGGTTGCCGTGCTTTGTATCCAACAAAGCGCTACAGTTGAGTCCGTCCACAGATGCTCTTATATTTTCCATTGCCTCGACTCTAGAGCCTCCCGCAAGAACTTTAGGACTCTAGAAGCCAGAACCGCTGCTATCAATTCCAAACGTGGTAACGTGATCCGTTTGATTGGAGCTACTCTACACTTCGAAAATAGAAGCTGAACATCAACGTTACCGCATTGATCTTCCATTCTGAGATAAGCTACGGCACCGTAAGCAACAGAACTGGCATCAGCAAATACGTGAAGCTGGGAGCTTGAAGGCTTGTCCAATAATAACTTCAGCTCACACCTGGGAAGTGAAAACACCGGATAGCATTTTAGCTCATCGGACCAAGTTTCCCATTCGTGTCTAAGTTGCTCAGGCATAACTTCTTCCCACGCAGTGCCATGCTCCCACAATCTCTGAAAGAGGACTTTCATCCTAACGACGAACGGTGATAGCCACCCTAATGGATCGAAAATCCGTGCGGCCGTCTGAAGGACACATCTCTTGGTGTCGTTCTTCTTTTCGAGAATCTGCAACAGAGATTCCATGTTTAGAATAAGCTTGTCAGCAGCTGTGTCCCATAGCAAACCAAGAACTTTCGTAGGAGCTATTGCTGAGACAGAGTCCAATCTATCAGTGATGTACTTTCTGAACTCATCATCATTGGTGgaccatttttgcagcttcatgccCGCTTTGCTGAGGATGAGATTTGCTTCGTTATAAAGACGGAAAGCTTCTTTTGAAGAAGGAACTCCTGTGACAAGATCGTCAACGTAGAAATTCTCGGCAAGTTGCATGGCAGATGATCTCAGCGCAGGATCGATGTGCTTGAAATGATACTGGAGCGTCGCTGATAAGAGGAATGGACTTGCTGTAGTTCCAAATGGCACTCGTGTCATCCTATACTCCACTATTTTCGGCACATGTTCACTTGAAATTGGCGTGCTGTCAAACCATAAAAAACGCAAGGCGTCGCGATCAGGCTCTTGAATGCCAATTTGAAGAAACGCCTTTTGTACATCTGCAGTGATTGCAATCTTGTGTAGCCTGAAATTCACAAGCATTTTAACCATGTTGTTGTTGATCTTGGGTCCTTTTTCTAATAATTCGTTCAGAGACGCTGCTCTATGCGCGTTTGACGAGGCATCGAAGACCACCCTCAGCCGTGTCGTCGAGGATGATTCCCTGATAACAGCACGGTGCGGCATGTAGTAACATCTCTCTGCCGAGTCTTTTCCGTTGACTCTTTCCGCGTGATCATCCAGTTCATACTGCCTGACTTCCTTGTCGTACTGCTGAAGAAGCTCCTCGTTACTACCAAATCGCCGCAATAAACCGTGTAGGCAtcgaaccgcaacacttcggttGTCTGCTAGGTATGTGTTGACGGATTTCCACGGTAGCGCTACTTCGCACCTCCCGTTCTTGAGTGCTATGTTCTCCGTGAATTGCCGGACCACTTCATTTCCATGCTCGTCGTGGGTAGAAGGGTCAGAAATGCCTATGCTGTCTAGCTCCCAGAAGTGCTGTAAGGATTCAGACACGTCAGTCTCTGTGCAACTCGTGCGAAGGACACAAACGTGCGCGCGGCCTTCTTTGAAAATGCGGCCGTCGCATGGTACAGGCCCTTGAAatgtccagccaagcttcgtgttGATCGCAGCAAGTCCTGTCACTTCGTCGTGCGACCAAACATCGTTTAGCACGAGCTTCCACATTTGATCGGCTCCAATGAGCAAGCTTATGCCGACTTCTGTTTTCAGACCAGGAAGCGATACAAAGTCAGCAATAAACTTCTTTTCATTAGCCAGCTTCTGCACAAATGACTGTGACTGTGGAGGTTCAAGCAAGTGATCACAGATAAAGGGAACCTCCAAAGCCTCGATTTCGTGTTTGGAGCTGTCAAATTGGCTCATCAAAGTCACCTTAACCAAGTTGAGCTGCTCTTTTGGCGCACCGCTCGAACCACCGAACGCTTTCACTTCAACATCTACCTTCTTCAGTGTTGGCAGGCTTAGTTTTCTGGATATATCTTCTCTGATAAACGTTCTCTGGCTTCCGTTGTCCAGGACCCCTCTTATATAGCAAGAATTGCAGTCGCTTAGAGCCCATACTCGGAACGTCTGCAGTAATACGtcattttcaaataaattgctTGTAGGTGCTTGTGCGGCAGCATGCAAGCTCGGGGTTTGTCGTTCACTCGGTTTCTTCTTTCTAGCGTAGTTGGGGTCACAAACAGCTGTTGCGTGCTTGCCTTTACAGGTAGCACAACGGATGTTGCGTCGGCAATCTTTCGAGCGGTGGCCTGATATCGTGCACTTGAAACATCTGCCCGACTTGGCCAAAAGGCTCTTCTTCTCCGGCAGGCTTATTGTAGAAGTGCacgtttccgtaacgtgggtgggtgaaaggcagaaaaaacaaTTACCTTTCGTCATGCTGGATTCGTTGTGTAACACGGAGGCGGTAGGCGTGGCACAGGTCTTCCTGTCACGCTTTCCAACGTGCGTGTCGCGAACGCGGAATCCTGGTGACCACTTTTTTCATGAGCTTCGACCTCTAGTCGGAGAAAATCCAATAGCTGGCGCAGCTCCGTCTCTGACGACTGGATCTCATCGGGCTTTTGTAGTAAGCTCTGTCGCTTGTAGTGTTCCACCACGATGTCATTGGGGATCGCTTTCGTTAGAATCTCGACGAGCATCGCAGCGTATGAAAGCTCCGATCGTCCAAGAGCCTTGAGACCTCTCACGTTAATGTGTACGGTATCCAGGAGATTCCTCATAGTGGTCACGTCAGTAGAAAACCTCACTGGTCTCAGCATTCGAAGATTCTCCAAGTACTTCTGCTCGATGATCCTCACGTTGCCGAAGCGGTTGGTTAGAATTTCGACGGCATCTGCATATGATGCGTCCgtcacttgaattccctcgattgCTTTGGCCGCTGGTCCAGCCAAAAGGGTTTTCAAGTAGTGAAAGCGGTCGATGTTCGTTAAACTGGCATTTTCGTGGACGGCATGCTTGAACATGTCCCAGAAGGGCTGCCACTGTTGCACTGTTCCATTGAAGTGAACCAAGTCGAGCTTCGGAAGTCGAGAAGCACCGACAACTGGTGTTGAGGTATCACCGAGGGCACGATGTCCCGAGATCGTACCTAAagctgaggcgtcgttaggtgtcgGTAGGCCTCGATCCGCGGTTGTTTGAGACTGAAGTTGTTCGATGTGGTGACAGAGAagggacaaggttgctgccgcgtTGTCTTCATAATCCGCGACCGAGATGTAGTCTTCGGATGCTTGCTCGTCCGTGAGGTCACCCTCGAACTGTTCGTTGAGCACCCGTAGTCCgtcgttgcagttcttcagtctGTCATGCAGCACTCGAAGCGCCGGAGCGCTAAAATGACTCGATTCCATGAGTTGGCTTGCCTCGTTTCGGAGGCGCGTGTGCAAAGCTCGTTGGGTTGCTTGCTCGCCCTTGATCCGCTCCATCTTCGTTGCCGGCGAAGTCCTTTCTTTGTCGGGTCGCTTGGATCACAGAGT
The DNA window shown above is from Dermacentor silvarum isolate Dsil-2018 chromosome 1, BIME_Dsil_1.4, whole genome shotgun sequence and carries:
- the LOC125943208 gene encoding uncharacterized protein LOC125943208, producing MSQFDSSKHEIEALEVPFICDHLLEPPQSQSFVQKLANEKKFIADFVSLPGLKTEVGISLLIGADQMWKLVLNDVWSHDEVTGLAAINTKLGWTFQGPVPCDGRIFKEGRAHVCVLRTSCTETDVSESLQHFWELDSIGISDPSTHDEHGNEVVRQFTENIALKNGRCEVALPWKSVNTYLADNRSVAVRCLHGLLRRFGSNEELLQQYDKEVRQYELDDHAERVNGKDSAERCYYMPHRAVIRESSSTTRLRVVFDASSNAHRAASLNELLEKGPKINNNMVKMLVNFRLHKIAITADVQKAFLQIGIQEPDRDALRFLWFDSTPISSEHVPKIVEYRMTRVPFGTTASPFLLSATLQYHFKHIDPALRSSAMQLAENFYVDDLVTGVPSSKEAFRLYNEANLILSKAGMKLQKWSTNDDEFRKYITDRLDSVSAIAPTKVLGLLWDTAADKLILNMESLLQILEKKNDTKRCVLQTAARIFDPLGWLSPFVVRMKVLFQRLCELKLLLDKPSSSQLHVFADASSVAYGAADTYAKGRAQLEVGQDLDKTSSIRDLHPFIDEKSIMRIRTRLQNADVTYNEKTPVLLPSNHPVTRLVILQAHKTVLHGGVDTLDVRAGRTGVFELGLIVWREALRLADLGPAFDGVAQRWLLPP
- the LOC119442786 gene encoding uncharacterized protein LOC119442786; amino-acid sequence: MERIKGEQATQRALHTRLRNEASQLMESSHFSAPALRVLHDRLKNCNDGLRVLNEQFEGDLTDEQASEDYISVADYEDNAAATLSLLCHHIEQLQSQTTADRGLPTPNDASALGTISGHRALGDTSTPVVGASRLPKLDLVHFNGTVQQWQPFWDMFKHAVHENASLTNIDRFHYLKTLLAGPAAKAIEGIQVTDASYADAVEILTNRFGNVRIIEQKYLENLRMLRPVRFSTDVTTMRNLLDTVHINVRGLKALGRSELSYAAMLVEILTKAIPNDIVVEHYKRQSLLQKPDEIQSSETELRQLLDFLRLEVEAHEKSGHQDSAFATRTLESVTGRPVPRLPPPCYTTNPA